A stretch of Candidatus Brocadiaceae bacterium DNA encodes these proteins:
- a CDS encoding electron transfer flavoprotein subunit beta/FixA family protein, translating into MHTVVCIKQVPDTAEVRIDPERGTLVREGVPGILNPLDAHAIEAAVALRERLGGRVTALSMGPPQAEQALREAVARGCDRAVLLTDRAFAGADTWATSCTLSRAVRALGDVRLIVCGKQAIDGDTAQVGPGLAALLDWPQATYVRRIVEASTAALVVERMTDYGDEALRVPLPAVLTVLKDLNSPRLPSLVGCMRARRCEVPRWGLRQIGGDAARLGLNGSPTRVVRVFAPPRRADCVRWTDDPEAAAAALVGALRKRGAIG; encoded by the coding sequence GTGCATACCGTCGTCTGCATCAAACAGGTGCCCGACACCGCCGAGGTGCGCATCGACCCCGAACGGGGGACGCTCGTGCGCGAGGGCGTGCCCGGCATCCTCAACCCGCTGGACGCCCACGCCATCGAGGCGGCCGTCGCACTGCGCGAGCGCCTTGGCGGACGCGTCACCGCGCTCAGCATGGGGCCGCCCCAGGCGGAGCAGGCGTTGCGCGAGGCGGTGGCGCGTGGCTGCGATCGGGCCGTGCTGCTGACGGACCGCGCCTTTGCCGGCGCCGACACGTGGGCCACGTCCTGCACGCTTTCCCGTGCGGTGCGGGCCCTCGGCGACGTGCGGCTGATCGTGTGCGGGAAGCAGGCCATCGACGGCGACACGGCGCAGGTGGGCCCCGGCCTCGCCGCGCTGCTCGATTGGCCCCAGGCCACCTACGTGCGGCGGATCGTCGAGGCGTCGACGGCCGCGCTGGTCGTCGAGCGCATGACGGACTACGGGGACGAGGCATTGCGCGTGCCGTTGCCGGCCGTCCTGACGGTGCTCAAGGACCTGAACTCCCCGCGCCTGCCCTCCCTGGTCGGCTGCATGCGGGCGCGTCGCTGCGAGGTGCCGCGCTGGGGCCTACGGCAGATTGGCGGAGACGCCGCCCGGCTCGGGCTGAACGGATCGCCTACACGCGTTGTGCGCGTGTTCGCGCCGCCGCGCCGTGCCGACTGCGTTCGGTGGACGGACGACCCCGAGGCGGCGGCCGCCGCGC
- a CDS encoding radical SAM protein — protein MKDRIQAYRSRVTTVSWGWLLTNPRAAWRIARGFFRGLVLRKNTLKSVDILSTFDCQARCTMCSVAKFRRESGPPLTLDQYRSLADQAAGLGAVSAIFLGGEPLLQDDLCELVRIFSARGFFVSVVSNGIAVTEPLIRRLREAGLRAMFLSLESLDEEVNDRLRGHPGQCRKVQEAVRIGKEQGLTVGICTVFVPGETERLQGVLGYCRENGLRAFLAPLARVGKAQDMDGNTDDSYEELMSVLKQHPNATVDWACSYFLRPRCPAGKEKLAITCYGHVMGCCLNHISFGNVRDEPLQRIWERATKFSAYRDAPDRCLAAFDQQYRRDILAPIARLPHSPVAYTDHPAITPSTEPDLFPQDQEPR, from the coding sequence ATGAAGGACAGGATTCAGGCCTATCGCTCCCGCGTCACGACCGTCTCCTGGGGTTGGCTGCTCACGAACCCCCGGGCGGCCTGGCGCATTGCGCGCGGGTTCTTCCGGGGCCTCGTGCTGCGCAAGAACACGCTCAAGTCCGTCGACATCCTCAGCACGTTCGACTGCCAGGCCCGGTGCACGATGTGTTCGGTGGCGAAGTTCCGACGGGAGAGCGGGCCGCCCCTGACGCTCGACCAGTACCGCTCCCTGGCCGATCAGGCGGCCGGGCTGGGCGCCGTCTCGGCCATCTTCCTGGGCGGTGAGCCGCTCCTGCAGGACGACCTCTGCGAACTGGTGAGGATCTTCAGCGCCCGCGGGTTCTTCGTCAGCGTGGTCAGCAACGGCATCGCCGTCACCGAGCCGCTGATCCGTCGGCTGCGCGAGGCGGGGCTCCGGGCGATGTTCCTCAGTCTCGAGAGCCTGGACGAAGAGGTCAACGACCGCCTGCGCGGCCACCCGGGCCAGTGCCGGAAGGTGCAGGAGGCCGTCCGAATCGGCAAGGAACAGGGGCTCACCGTGGGCATCTGCACGGTGTTCGTGCCGGGCGAGACCGAGCGGCTCCAGGGCGTGCTGGGCTACTGCCGTGAGAACGGCCTGCGCGCCTTCCTGGCTCCGCTGGCCCGCGTGGGGAAGGCGCAGGACATGGACGGCAACACCGACGATTCCTACGAGGAGCTGATGTCGGTCCTGAAGCAGCACCCGAACGCGACCGTCGATTGGGCCTGTTCGTACTTCCTCAGGCCCCGCTGCCCGGCCGGCAAAGAGAAGCTGGCGATCACCTGCTACGGCCACGTCATGGGCTGCTGCCTGAACCACATCTCCTTCGGCAACGTCCGCGACGAGCCCCTGCAGCGCATATGGGAGCGTGCCACGAAGTTCTCGGCGTACCGAGACGCGCCCGACCGCTGCCTGGCCGCGTTCGACCAGCAGTACAGACGCGACATCCTGGCGCCCATCGCGCGTCTGCCGCACAGCCCGGTCGCCTACACGGACCATCCCGCAATCACCCCGTCCACCGAACCCGATCTGTTCCCACAGGACCAGGAGCCCCGCTGA
- a CDS encoding GNAT family N-acetyltransferase: MTIDGPKAVAPEEFRSAMELVDATFRPGQPGGMEKHFPLMLCRENAGHLRVFTDDGRVVAFVGMFVRDVRLGGSLHRTCCIGAVCTDPQYRGRGLGTRLMDDAVTTALADRVDLFLISGTRGLYTRLGYVCVGAYPVYSIEAARLPADGPYVLRPWQPEDLPALVGLHAAEPVRFVRTPSDFLALLRCGLVCDAPGDTELVCRRSTGRPVAYLSYQVGGRHKAADALTAVEMAGSRWAVAHGLRLLLTKRNAAGLHLRAMGSDCEAAELAHAFGWPSELRGFRGTVGIADPARFWSACAADFAERLGQERAGRLRLDTEGGLCVRYGAESLPLGGMTGLTELVFQARDRRADLPLAPESELRGVLDELFPLPLVDYGLNFI, encoded by the coding sequence ATGACGATCGACGGACCGAAGGCCGTTGCCCCGGAGGAGTTCCGGAGCGCCATGGAACTGGTCGATGCGACCTTCCGCCCCGGGCAGCCCGGGGGCATGGAGAAGCACTTTCCCCTGATGCTCTGCCGGGAGAACGCCGGGCATCTGCGCGTCTTCACGGACGACGGCCGGGTGGTCGCCTTTGTGGGCATGTTCGTGCGCGACGTTCGGCTCGGCGGCAGCCTTCACCGGACCTGCTGCATCGGCGCCGTCTGCACGGATCCGCAGTACCGCGGCCGGGGCCTCGGCACGCGGCTGATGGATGACGCCGTCACGACGGCCCTGGCCGACCGCGTCGACCTGTTCCTCATCTCCGGCACTCGGGGGCTCTACACGCGTCTGGGCTACGTGTGCGTCGGCGCCTATCCCGTCTACTCGATCGAGGCCGCGCGCCTGCCGGCCGACGGCCCCTACGTGCTGCGCCCCTGGCAGCCCGAAGACCTGCCCGCCCTGGTGGGCCTGCATGCGGCCGAACCGGTGCGGTTCGTGCGCACGCCCTCCGACTTCCTGGCCCTGCTCCGATGCGGCCTCGTGTGCGACGCGCCGGGCGACACCGAACTGGTGTGCCGGAGGAGCACGGGCCGGCCGGTGGCCTACCTGAGCTACCAGGTGGGCGGGCGCCATAAGGCGGCCGACGCCCTGACCGCGGTGGAGATGGCCGGCTCCCGTTGGGCCGTGGCGCACGGTCTGCGGCTGTTGCTGACCAAGCGCAACGCCGCCGGGCTGCACCTGCGTGCGATGGGCAGTGACTGCGAGGCCGCCGAACTGGCGCACGCGTTCGGGTGGCCGTCCGAACTGCGGGGCTTCCGGGGGACGGTCGGCATCGCGGACCCCGCGCGGTTCTGGAGCGCCTGTGCGGCGGATTTCGCCGAACGCCTCGGCCAGGAGCGCGCCGGCCGCCTCCGCCTGGACACGGAGGGCGGGCTGTGCGTCCGCTATGGCGCCGAATCGCTGCCCCTGGGCGGCATGACGGGGCTGACCGAACTGGTGTTCCAGGCGCGCGACCGGCGCGCGGACCTGCCTCTGGCGCCCGAGAGCGAACTGCGCGGGGTGCTGGACGAGTTGTTCCCGCTGCCGCTGGTCGACTATGGCCTGAACTTCATCTGA
- a CDS encoding sigma-70 family RNA polymerase sigma factor translates to MASDEELMARAAEGDMDAFEEVVQRNQQLALNVAYRFLGDPVLAEDVAQDAFLKILSGATRYEPSARFRTYLYNVVWHLCVDLYRRKRPGPLESPHERAHPDPGPAQAVLAGELHELVRAAVHSLPPRQRMAIILKHFEDMSYEDIGRALGCSPTAVDALLVRAKRKLKDVLEDRL, encoded by the coding sequence ATGGCGTCCGATGAGGAACTGATGGCGCGGGCGGCCGAGGGCGACATGGACGCCTTCGAGGAGGTCGTGCAGCGCAATCAGCAACTCGCCCTGAACGTGGCCTACCGCTTCCTGGGGGACCCCGTCCTGGCCGAGGACGTGGCGCAGGATGCGTTCCTGAAGATCCTGTCCGGCGCGACGCGCTACGAGCCGTCCGCGCGTTTCCGCACCTACCTGTACAACGTCGTCTGGCACCTCTGCGTCGACCTGTACCGCAGGAAGCGGCCCGGCCCGCTCGAATCCCCGCACGAACGGGCGCATCCGGACCCCGGTCCCGCGCAGGCCGTTCTGGCCGGCGAACTGCACGAACTCGTGCGCGCGGCCGTGCATTCGCTGCCGCCGCGCCAGCGGATGGCGATCATCCTAAAGCACTTCGAAGACATGAGTTATGAAGACATCGGCCGGGCGCTGGGCTGCTCGCCTACGGCCGTGGACGCGCTGCTCGTCCGGGCGAAGCGGAAGCTGAAGGACGTCCTGGAGGACCGGCTGTAG
- a CDS encoding periplasmic heavy metal sensor: protein MWKKMPALLLVFSLAFNAAFLAVWARKKQPPPPPTQDPPATPRHRPSAARRPHLRDGRRWWDRLEVSDEQKTRLEESHRGLQRKTEELRRRARTHSEQLYKLLEAEPADVDAILAEQEAIDRIEKEQREAVVEQMLETRRILTPEQREAWLSMMRDFRGRRRSRGPGATSERSRPPIESGQTPQGERPEGGRPPQTAPQGGE from the coding sequence ATGTGGAAGAAGATGCCGGCGCTCCTGCTCGTCTTCTCGCTCGCCTTCAACGCGGCATTCCTGGCCGTCTGGGCGCGCAAGAAGCAGCCGCCCCCTCCCCCGACCCAGGATCCCCCGGCGACACCCCGGCATCGGCCCTCGGCCGCGCGACGGCCCCATCTGCGGGACGGGCGGCGGTGGTGGGACCGGCTCGAGGTGAGCGACGAGCAGAAGACGCGCCTGGAAGAGAGCCACAGGGGACTCCAACGCAAGACCGAGGAACTCAGACGGCGCGCACGCACGCACAGCGAGCAGCTCTACAAGCTCCTGGAGGCCGAGCCGGCCGACGTGGATGCCATCCTGGCCGAACAGGAAGCGATCGACCGCATCGAGAAGGAGCAGCGGGAGGCGGTCGTCGAGCAGATGCTCGAGACGCGCCGCATCCTGACGCCCGAGCAGCGCGAGGCCTGGCTATCGATGATGCGCGACTTCAGGGGACGCCGGCGCAGCCGGGGCCCCGGCGCGACCTCGGAACGCAGCCGCCCCCCGATCGAATCCGGTCAGACGCCGCAGGGGGAACGCCCTGAGGGCGGCCGGCCTCCCCAAACGGCCCCGCAAGGAGGCGAGTGA
- the aspS gene encoding aspartate--tRNA ligase — protein MLKRTHKCGDLRLEDAGRPATLSGWVANWRDHGGLVFIDLRDRTGITQVVFKPDTDAELHARARALRSEYCISVQGRVEQRPAEMENPDLPTGQVEVNARQMELHSASEPPPIDVESGEDVSMDVRLRYRYLDLRRPAMQHNLERRHRLMQSTRRHLDEQGFIEVETPFLTKSTPEGARDYLVPSRVQPGRFYALPQSPQLFKQLLMAGGLDRYFQIVKCFRDEDLRANRQPEFTQIDIEMSFVDEADVQAMTEGLVARLFADLGKGEPALPLPRITYHEAFDRFGTDAPDMRFGLELRDITDVARECEFRVFQQAAAGGALVRGLCVPGGAAMPRSQVDELVEWTRQLGAGGLAWLKLRDGRPEGGISKFLKPGELDAICRRLNAGDGALLLFVAERRYLSNLTLSHLRLRLGRELGLLEGAPDALCWVVEPPAFEPDEVTGRLTFVHHPFTSPSQDALDRLETDPASVPARAYDLVMNGQEIAGGSIRINDPALQMRVFRLLGYTEEQVEERFGFFMRALRYGVPPHGGIAFGFDRTAMTFLGIEDIREVIAFPKTQRAVCLLTDAPSEVDETQLRELGIRRRED, from the coding sequence ATGCTGAAACGGACACACAAGTGCGGTGACCTGCGCCTTGAGGATGCGGGCCGGCCGGCCACCCTGAGCGGATGGGTCGCCAACTGGCGCGACCACGGCGGACTGGTCTTCATCGACCTGCGCGACCGGACCGGCATCACCCAGGTCGTGTTCAAGCCGGACACCGATGCCGAGCTGCACGCGCGGGCCCGTGCCCTGCGCAGCGAGTACTGCATCAGTGTGCAGGGCCGGGTGGAGCAGCGCCCGGCGGAGATGGAGAATCCCGACCTGCCCACCGGCCAGGTGGAGGTCAACGCCCGGCAGATGGAGCTGCACAGCGCCAGCGAGCCGCCCCCCATCGACGTGGAGAGCGGCGAGGACGTGTCCATGGACGTGCGGCTGCGCTATCGCTACCTGGACCTGCGCCGGCCGGCCATGCAGCACAACCTGGAGCGCCGCCACCGCCTCATGCAGTCGACGCGCCGCCACCTGGACGAGCAGGGCTTCATCGAGGTGGAAACGCCGTTCCTCACCAAGAGCACGCCCGAGGGCGCGCGCGACTACCTGGTGCCCAGCCGCGTGCAGCCGGGCCGCTTCTACGCCCTGCCCCAGAGCCCCCAGCTCTTCAAGCAGCTCCTGATGGCCGGAGGGCTGGACCGCTACTTCCAGATCGTCAAGTGCTTCCGGGACGAGGACCTGCGGGCCAACCGGCAGCCGGAGTTCACCCAGATCGACATCGAGATGTCGTTCGTGGACGAGGCGGACGTGCAGGCCATGACGGAGGGCCTGGTCGCAAGGCTGTTCGCCGACCTGGGCAAGGGCGAACCGGCCCTGCCGCTGCCCCGCATCACCTACCATGAGGCGTTCGACCGGTTCGGCACCGACGCGCCGGACATGCGGTTCGGGCTGGAACTGCGCGACATCACGGACGTGGCGCGCGAGTGCGAGTTCCGCGTCTTCCAGCAGGCGGCGGCCGGCGGCGCGCTCGTGCGCGGCCTGTGCGTGCCCGGCGGAGCCGCGATGCCGCGCAGCCAGGTGGATGAACTGGTCGAGTGGACCCGGCAGCTCGGCGCCGGCGGCCTGGCGTGGCTGAAGCTCCGCGACGGCCGGCCGGAGGGCGGCATCTCGAAGTTCCTCAAGCCGGGTGAGCTGGACGCCATCTGCCGGCGCCTGAACGCCGGGGACGGGGCGCTGCTGCTGTTCGTGGCCGAGCGCCGCTACCTGAGCAACCTGACCCTGTCGCACCTGCGCCTGCGGCTTGGCCGCGAGCTGGGGCTGCTGGAGGGCGCCCCGGACGCGCTGTGCTGGGTCGTGGAGCCGCCGGCCTTCGAGCCCGACGAGGTCACCGGCCGGCTGACGTTCGTGCACCATCCGTTCACGTCGCCCAGCCAGGACGCGCTGGACCGGCTGGAGACCGACCCGGCCTCGGTGCCCGCGCGGGCCTACGACCTGGTGATGAACGGGCAGGAGATTGCCGGCGGCAGCATCCGCATCAACGACCCCGCGCTCCAGATGCGCGTATTCCGGCTGCTCGGCTACACGGAGGAGCAGGTCGAGGAGCGGTTCGGCTTCTTCATGCGCGCGCTGCGCTACGGCGTGCCGCCGCACGGGGGCATCGCGTTCGGGTTCGACCGCACGGCCATGACGTTCCTGGGCATCGAGGACATCCGCGAGGTCATCGCGTTCCCGAAGACGCAACGCGCCGTCTGCCTGCTGACGGACGCCCCGTCGGAGGTCGACGAGACCCAGCTCCGCGAACTGGGCATCCGGCGGCGCGAGGACTGA
- a CDS encoding HEAT repeat domain-containing protein: MSEQEIRSLIGQLRDFRLRSRAADRLVVLGREAVPHLIEALDREGQEGARWAILKCLGESRSPEAAQVLVRWLGDRNYHSVAHEALVRMAGRDLGPLPEEWLRWARRAAGGADAAPAADAADRDAAANRQLIEQAVEGTAATWREDEPDRFRVSVPLSGARSREVTVVFGSTDHEGCEIALVYCNCGEASADDYEAALRRNLRMPYGAIGLRDIGGRPCFVMFNTILRHGLSPVELRKSVFTIGERAAQIPGRIRD; the protein is encoded by the coding sequence ATGAGCGAACAGGAGATACGCTCCCTGATCGGCCAACTGCGCGACTTCCGCCTGCGCAGCCGGGCGGCGGACCGTCTCGTCGTCCTCGGCCGGGAGGCGGTGCCGCACCTGATCGAGGCGCTGGACCGCGAGGGGCAGGAGGGCGCGCGCTGGGCAATCCTGAAGTGCCTGGGGGAGTCCCGCTCGCCGGAGGCCGCGCAGGTCCTCGTCCGCTGGCTCGGCGACCGCAACTACCACTCGGTGGCCCACGAGGCCCTGGTCAGGATGGCCGGACGCGACCTGGGACCCCTGCCCGAGGAGTGGCTGCGCTGGGCCCGGCGGGCGGCCGGCGGAGCGGACGCTGCGCCGGCCGCGGACGCCGCCGACCGCGATGCGGCGGCCAACCGGCAGTTGATCGAGCAGGCCGTCGAGGGCACGGCCGCCACGTGGCGCGAGGACGAGCCGGACCGCTTCCGGGTGAGCGTGCCGCTGAGCGGCGCGCGCAGCCGGGAGGTGACGGTCGTGTTCGGCTCGACGGACCACGAGGGTTGCGAGATCGCGCTCGTCTACTGCAACTGCGGAGAGGCGAGCGCGGACGATTACGAGGCCGCCCTTCGGCGCAACCTCCGCATGCCGTACGGCGCCATCGGCCTGCGCGATATCGGCGGACGGCCCTGCTTCGTCATGTTCAACACGATCCTGCGCCACGGCCTCAGCCCCGTCGAGCTGCGCAAGAGCGTGTTCACGATCGGCGAGCGCGCAGCGCAGATCCCGGGCCGGATCCGTGACTGA
- a CDS encoding AAA family ATPase, producing MLRRIRINGYKSFHGLDLTLGAVAVVIGPNGAGKSNLLDAIQLVSGFVTQPSLQEAFDGHRGLPLESMWYGEHGFDGLREQESVRCRFGVDVELSESVLEETERTIAQKRHGLDTERDGARQRVLERLLRHEIEIELLPRTGVLRVVDERVQALKSDLTPKANRVAFLERVDGQLRLRMEGQGRPSEFPLGLDHTIMSTSLYEPHYPHVTALRREMSRWRTYYLEPRTLMREDVPVSEVRGIGPRGENLAAYLNTLKNQWPSSFDSFRRAVGTIMPNRPEIDVALTKEGMVGLKVTEATCEFSGRLISEGTLRLLGLLAAVHPDSPATLVGYEEPENGVHPARIRTIADIMHRACTQYGKQLLVTTHSPLLATSFPRDSWYACRREGPGSVIEPLGCQGPLLAEGDVEEALSEAMIRGDFGG from the coding sequence GGCTACAAGTCCTTCCATGGGCTGGACCTCACTCTCGGGGCGGTCGCAGTCGTGATTGGCCCCAATGGCGCGGGGAAGAGCAACCTCCTGGACGCAATCCAGCTCGTCTCCGGCTTCGTCACCCAGCCAAGCCTTCAGGAGGCGTTCGACGGACACCGGGGCCTGCCCCTGGAGAGCATGTGGTATGGCGAGCACGGTTTCGACGGCCTCCGTGAACAGGAGTCCGTGCGCTGTCGCTTCGGTGTGGATGTTGAGTTGTCTGAGAGCGTCCTCGAGGAAACAGAGCGGACGATCGCGCAGAAGCGGCACGGCCTTGACACGGAGAGGGACGGCGCGCGACAGCGCGTGCTCGAACGGCTCCTGCGCCACGAGATCGAGATCGAGTTGCTGCCGCGCACAGGCGTGTTGCGGGTGGTGGATGAGAGAGTCCAGGCATTGAAGTCGGACCTGACTCCCAAGGCGAACCGTGTGGCCTTCCTCGAGAGGGTCGACGGGCAACTCCGGCTTCGGATGGAGGGCCAGGGCCGACCATCCGAGTTCCCTCTCGGTCTTGACCACACCATCATGTCAACAAGCCTGTACGAACCCCATTACCCCCATGTTACGGCGCTGCGTCGTGAGATGAGCAGATGGCGGACATACTACCTGGAGCCCCGAACGCTCATGCGAGAGGACGTGCCCGTCTCGGAAGTCCGCGGCATCGGCCCCAGGGGCGAGAACCTGGCCGCATATCTCAACACACTCAAGAACCAGTGGCCGTCCTCCTTCGACAGCTTCCGGCGGGCCGTCGGGACCATCATGCCCAATCGGCCGGAGATCGACGTTGCCTTGACGAAGGAAGGGATGGTTGGGCTGAAGGTGACCGAAGCTACGTGCGAGTTCTCGGGCAGACTCATCTCCGAAGGGACACTACGCCTGTTGGGTCTGCTTGCGGCTGTTCATCCCGACAGCCCGGCGACTCTCGTGGGATACGAGGAGCCGGAGAACGGTGTCCATCCTGCCCGGATCCGTACCATTGCCGACATCATGCATCGCGCATGCACACAGTATGGCAAGCAACTGCTGGTCACGACGCATTCCCCGCTGCTTGCCACGTCGTTCCCTCGCGATTCGTGGTACGCCTGCAGGAGAGAGGGGCCCGGAAGCGTCATCGAGCCGCTTGGGTGTCAGGGCCCGCTGCTTGCCGAGGGCGATGTTGAGGAGGCGCTATCGGAAGCCATGATTCGGGGCGACTTCGGCGGGTGA